The genomic interval GTCACCATGAAGGCCCGGCCGCCGGGCACCTGGTCCGCCAGGTGCGGTGCGTAGACGTCGAGTTCCACATGGTTGAGCACGTACAGCTGCATGTCGTCGGCCGTGTCCGAGCCGGGCGCCGTGTACCGCAGGACGACCTGGGCGCACGGGTCGCGCGGGTCGCACAGGCCCGGCCGGGGGACGACGCCGATCGCGACCTGGGAATGGTCGGCGAGATCCGCGCCGACGCCGGGCAGGTCCGCGACCACGTCCACGCCGAGCGACCCCAGCAGCGCGGCCGGCCCGACCCCGGAGCGGTGCAGGATCACGGGGGTCCCGTACGCGCCGGCGCACAGCGTGACCCGGGCGCCGCGCACCTCGGCGGCGCGCCCGCCCGTGCGGACCGCGACGCCGCTGGCCCTGCTCCCCTCGAACAGCACCCGGTCCGCCAGGGTCCCCGCGAGGACCGTCAGGTTCGGTCGCGTACGCGCCGGGTCCAGATAGGCGGCCGCCGTGGAGATCCGCAGGCCACCGTCCGCCAGGTTCAGCGGCAGCGGCCCCACCCCGGTCGCGTCCGGCGCGTTGTGGTCGGCCGTGAACGGGTGGCCCGCCCTCGTCGCCGTCTCCACCAACGCCGCCGACAGGGGCGTCCACTCGGCCGGGGACGGCCGCCGCACCGGCAGCGGGCCGTCCGTGCCGTGGTGCGGTCCGCCGAAGTCCGCGTCCGCTTCGAGGCGGTTGAAGTACGGCAGCACGTCCGTCCACGACCAGCCGGGTACCCCCGTCGCCGCCCACAGGCCGAAGTCGCCCGGGGCCGGGCGCAGGGCGAGGCAGGTGTTGATCGCCGAGCAGCCGCCGACGACCTTCCCGCGTGGAAGCGGAAGCTCCGCGCCGTCGTCGCGTACACCGACGAGCGACCAGTCGTGCTCCACCATCGAGGGGGTGCGCCCGTTGCGCAGGTCTTCCGGCAGCCGGGACCGGTCCGGGTAGTCGGGCCCGGCCTCGATCAGCAGGACCCGCCGTGCGGGGTCCGCCGAGAGCCGGGCGGCGAGCACGGCGCCCGCCGATCCCGCGCCGACCACGATGTCGTCGAAGACGGCGGCGCCGCCGAGGACCGCGTCGAGGTCCGCCTCGTCACCGGGCTCGCGATGCACTGGTACTCCTCCCTTGGGCAAGCCGGATCAGCCAGTCCGACAGGTCGGCGGGCCGGGTGAACCGCAGCATGTCGAGCGGCGCCCCGGGGGCCGCGTCGGCGCGGGCCAGCGCCCGCAGTTCGTGCCGCGTCTCGTGCCGGGTGGACCAGCCGTAGCGCAGGATGTTCTCGGGGTCGCCGAACACCGAGCGCAGCGGCGCCTCCTGGTTCCCGCTCCACAGCACCTCGCGGTGCAGGGAGCGCAGCAGCGTCCGCAGCAGCAGGCTCGTCATCGTGACGGCCGTCGAGTAGTCGAGCCATACGAGCAGCTCCGCGCGGCGTGCGAGCAGGCCGTTGACCTCGGGGTAGTGCCACTCGGTCACCCAGCGCGCGGCCTCGGCCGCCTGTGCGACGTGGTCGGCGAACTCCGGCCGTACCGACCAGTCCGGCCCGTAGTACAGTCCGTCCAGCTCGATCCGCGGCAGCCCGTAGAGCGCCGCGAGCTTCCCGGCGACGGTCGTCTTGCCCGCACCGCTGCCGCCCGCGACCAGGACGCGGTCCGGTGGGCGCGACAGGGGTTTCGCCGGATCTATGACGCGCAGGGACACCACGGGTTCAGCTCCTCCTGGCCCTCTTGGTCCGACGGTTCCGACCGGTCCGTC from Streptomyces albireticuli carries:
- a CDS encoding GMC family oxidoreductase is translated as MHREPGDEADLDAVLGGAAVFDDIVVGAGSAGAVLAARLSADPARRVLLIEAGPDYPDRSRLPEDLRNGRTPSMVEHDWSLVGVRDDGAELPLPRGKVVGGCSAINTCLALRPAPGDFGLWAATGVPGWSWTDVLPYFNRLEADADFGGPHHGTDGPLPVRRPSPAEWTPLSAALVETATRAGHPFTADHNAPDATGVGPLPLNLADGGLRISTAAAYLDPARTRPNLTVLAGTLADRVLFEGSRASGVAVRTGGRAAEVRGARVTLCAGAYGTPVILHRSGVGPAALLGSLGVDVVADLPGVGADLADHSQVAIGVVPRPGLCDPRDPCAQVVLRYTAPGSDTADDMQLYVLNHVELDVYAPHLADQVPGGRAFMVTSNLMAPAGRGTVAAVSRDPAVPPRIAIDYGRDAEDLRRQREGVRLCWELLHQPAFTSLTKEIIDMDGETMRSEAALSAFVRRAARTAHHPMGTARMGAEGDAGAVVDEWCRVRGVEGLRVADASVIPVPLRVNTNLVSIMIGERVASWGASRGD
- a CDS encoding adenylate kinase codes for the protein MVSLRVIDPAKPLSRPPDRVLVAGGSGAGKTTVAGKLAALYGLPRIELDGLYYGPDWSVRPEFADHVAQAAEAARWVTEWHYPEVNGLLARRAELLVWLDYSTAVTMTSLLLRTLLRSLHREVLWSGNQEAPLRSVFGDPENILRYGWSTRHETRHELRALARADAAPGAPLDMLRFTRPADLSDWLIRLAQGRSTSASRAR